One Sanguibacter sp. HDW7 DNA window includes the following coding sequences:
- a CDS encoding PKD domain-containing protein, which produces MSTKHRTSARRGAAVLAVVATALLGALVPATSAAASPTVDTAVAPGPARSSKADVVGSAGLPTAQIDGVAWAQVVAGNTVFVGGEFTTARPPGAAAGTQTQARGNLMAYDVRTGTLLPWAPTANGAVRGLALSPDGKTLYAAGTFTAVNGETRYRLASFDVASGALLAFRPVLNATALDVSVSSSGVFVGGIFTTVNGVLRQKVAAVHPVTGATLPFSVAVDDGRVQALEASPDGTSVVVGGSFTTVGGSSNPGYGLVRVDAATGATIATPINTQIRNGGASSSVYSLSSDGDNFYGTGYHFGSGGNTEGTFAGRWSDGSLTWVEDCHGDSYASAPLDDAVYTASHKHYCANSGGYPQTNPWRMNYGTAVSKAASGDTNVADIYGYGHHDGEPRPDMLDWFPEFNTGTFTGQGQGPWSLASGSGYLVAGGEFTRVNNVAQQGLVRFAKRSVTPDTDGPRYGGATAGLVVTSPAAGTALVRWPANFDRGDEELSYRLYRDDQSTIVQERTVTASFWKRPTLTFVDSGLANGSTHRYRVRASDAAGNVAWSDWVSVTIAGSGSLGAYASAVLDDGPSSYWRMDDASGTTVVDTVGSRNLTARAGVGTGAATALTGQEGSARTLSGSSTSWAAATTAEPAPIEFSVEAWFRTSSSRGGRIVGFGSSSTGSSGTNDRHVYVDSQGRVVFGVATYGRSTVVSPASYTDGQWHHVAATMSQRDGLALYVDGRLVGSRDDIRTGDAYNGVWRVGGDSLSGWPSVPTSSSLTGDVDEVAVYDGRVLTPAQVRDHVAAAGRTVVVPPAPADAYGAAVYGDSPELFWRLAETSGTTVADSSRSGQPGTLGGTVTYGVAGALADVQNAAFRFGTPARIVASRQVGNPTSFSTEAWFRTTSTQGGRIVGFGNSTGTTSTSYDRHTYMQDDGRIVFGVYRGAEFRATSAQAYNDGQWHHVVSSLGGSGMRLYVDGVLVGTNPQTRAENYVGWWRVGGDNTWGSSSQTLAGDIDEVAVYARQLSDATVASHHAVGSGTVPNETPTAAFSADVTELSVALDASGSDDPDGTIASYAWDLGDGQSATGKTPSHTYAADGTYTVKLTVTDDRGATATTSKDVTVAAPPPNVAPTADFTSTVTNLGVALDASGSFDTDGTIASYAWDLGDGQSATGKTPSHTYAAAGTYTVKLTVTDDDGATGVTQKDVTVAEPTGAVVEDAFGRTVSNGWGSAPTGGDWTAAAPTSAFSVASGTGRMSLPAGATRVARLSSVSTQDVEVQATVSLDRIPAGTGFISLASRTSGTTGYVGRLRVATDGSVQLHVGRGVSTITALAGGVVNGLTFEPGTKYRIRLQTTGTSPTTIRAKVWADGTPEPADWRATVTDSTAGLQQAGGIGAQVYVGGATGSPVVTASWDDLWAGEPGTGPGTGTPPANVAPTARFTSSSTGLASELDGTGSDDTDGTIASYAWELGDGQTATGATPSHTYATAGTYTVRLTVTDDDGATDSVSHDVTVTAPTGALVEDVFARTVSNGWGTAATGGAWTSANPQSSYSVAGGQGLMALTPGATRVARLGALSARDVDSEVVVGADVRGSGTGFWTLAARTSGTTGYVARLRVGTDDSLQLHVGRGVSTITALAGGVLDGLTFEPGTRYRVRLQVTGASPTTIRAKAWVDGTAEPTAWRATVTDSTADLQSAGGIGLQAYVGGAAGAPTVTVAWDDLVVKEVP; this is translated from the coding sequence ATGAGCACGAAGCATCGCACCAGTGCCCGACGGGGAGCCGCCGTGCTCGCCGTCGTCGCGACCGCACTCCTCGGGGCGCTCGTCCCCGCGACGAGCGCGGCCGCGTCGCCGACCGTCGACACAGCTGTCGCCCCCGGTCCCGCCCGGTCGTCGAAGGCCGACGTCGTGGGCTCGGCGGGCCTGCCCACCGCCCAGATCGACGGCGTCGCGTGGGCGCAGGTCGTCGCGGGGAACACCGTCTTCGTCGGCGGGGAGTTCACGACCGCGCGCCCGCCGGGTGCCGCGGCGGGCACCCAGACCCAGGCGCGGGGCAACCTCATGGCCTACGACGTCCGGACCGGAACGCTCCTGCCATGGGCGCCGACCGCGAACGGGGCTGTTCGAGGTCTCGCTCTCTCGCCGGACGGGAAGACTCTCTACGCCGCGGGCACCTTCACCGCGGTCAACGGTGAGACCCGCTACCGTCTTGCCTCGTTCGACGTGGCGTCGGGTGCCCTCCTCGCGTTCCGCCCCGTGCTCAACGCGACCGCGCTCGACGTCTCGGTGTCGTCGAGCGGCGTCTTCGTCGGCGGGATCTTCACGACGGTCAACGGCGTCCTGCGGCAGAAGGTCGCGGCCGTCCACCCGGTGACGGGCGCGACGCTCCCGTTCTCGGTCGCGGTCGACGACGGCCGCGTCCAGGCGCTCGAGGCCTCGCCCGACGGCACCTCGGTCGTCGTCGGCGGCAGCTTCACGACGGTCGGTGGCTCGTCGAACCCCGGCTACGGCCTCGTGCGGGTCGACGCGGCGACGGGTGCGACGATCGCGACGCCCATCAACACCCAGATCCGCAACGGCGGCGCGTCGTCGTCGGTCTACTCGCTGAGCTCGGACGGCGACAACTTCTACGGCACGGGCTACCACTTCGGCTCGGGCGGCAACACGGAGGGGACATTCGCCGGGCGGTGGTCGGACGGCTCGCTCACGTGGGTCGAGGACTGCCACGGCGACTCGTACGCGAGCGCTCCGCTCGACGACGCGGTCTACACCGCGAGCCACAAGCACTACTGCGCCAACTCGGGCGGGTACCCGCAGACGAACCCGTGGCGCATGAACTACGGCACCGCGGTCTCCAAGGCGGCGTCGGGCGACACGAACGTCGCCGACATCTACGGCTACGGCCACCACGACGGCGAGCCGCGCCCCGACATGCTCGACTGGTTCCCGGAGTTCAACACGGGCACCTTCACGGGCCAGGGCCAGGGACCGTGGTCGCTCGCCTCGGGCAGCGGCTACCTCGTGGCCGGCGGCGAGTTCACGCGCGTCAACAACGTTGCGCAGCAGGGACTCGTCCGCTTCGCCAAGCGCAGCGTGACGCCCGACACCGACGGTCCGCGGTACGGCGGCGCGACCGCGGGTCTCGTGGTGACGTCGCCCGCGGCCGGCACGGCGCTCGTCCGCTGGCCTGCGAACTTCGACCGCGGTGACGAGGAGCTCTCGTACCGCCTCTACCGCGACGACCAGTCGACGATCGTCCAGGAACGCACCGTCACGGCGTCGTTCTGGAAGCGGCCGACCCTCACGTTCGTCGACAGCGGCCTCGCGAACGGCTCGACGCACCGCTACCGTGTGCGCGCCTCGGACGCGGCGGGCAACGTCGCCTGGTCCGACTGGGTGAGCGTGACGATCGCCGGCTCGGGCTCGCTCGGCGCCTACGCCAGCGCGGTCCTCGATGACGGACCGTCGTCGTACTGGCGCATGGACGACGCGAGCGGCACGACGGTCGTGGACACCGTCGGCTCTCGGAACCTCACCGCACGCGCCGGGGTCGGCACGGGTGCGGCGACCGCGCTCACCGGCCAGGAGGGCTCGGCGCGGACGTTGTCCGGCTCGAGCACCTCGTGGGCCGCGGCGACGACGGCCGAGCCCGCCCCGATCGAGTTCTCGGTCGAGGCCTGGTTCCGCACGTCCTCGTCGCGCGGCGGCCGCATCGTGGGCTTCGGCTCGTCGTCGACGGGGAGCTCCGGGACGAACGACCGTCACGTCTACGTCGACTCCCAGGGCCGCGTGGTCTTCGGCGTCGCGACGTACGGTCGCTCGACGGTCGTCTCGCCCGCCAGCTACACGGACGGCCAGTGGCACCACGTCGCGGCCACGATGAGCCAGCGCGACGGGCTCGCGCTCTACGTCGACGGACGACTCGTGGGGTCCCGTGACGACATCCGCACCGGAGACGCCTACAACGGCGTGTGGCGCGTCGGCGGCGACTCGCTCAGCGGGTGGCCGTCGGTACCGACGAGCTCGAGCCTCACGGGTGACGTCGACGAGGTCGCCGTCTACGACGGCCGCGTGCTCACCCCGGCGCAGGTCCGTGACCACGTCGCGGCGGCCGGACGGACCGTCGTGGTCCCGCCGGCACCGGCGGACGCGTACGGCGCAGCGGTCTACGGCGACTCGCCCGAGCTGTTCTGGCGCCTCGCCGAGACGTCGGGGACGACGGTCGCGGACTCCTCGCGGTCGGGCCAGCCGGGCACGCTCGGCGGCACCGTGACGTACGGCGTCGCGGGTGCGCTCGCGGACGTCCAGAACGCCGCGTTCCGCTTCGGCACCCCTGCGCGCATCGTCGCGTCCCGGCAGGTCGGCAACCCGACGAGCTTCTCGACGGAGGCCTGGTTCAGGACGACGTCGACGCAGGGCGGTCGCATCGTCGGCTTCGGCAACTCGACGGGGACCACCTCGACGAGCTACGACCGTCACACGTACATGCAGGACGACGGCCGGATCGTCTTCGGCGTCTACCGGGGCGCCGAGTTCCGCGCGACGTCCGCGCAGGCGTACAACGACGGCCAGTGGCACCACGTCGTCTCGAGCCTCGGCGGTTCCGGCATGCGGCTCTACGTCGACGGTGTGCTCGTCGGCACGAACCCGCAGACCCGCGCGGAGAACTACGTGGGCTGGTGGCGCGTGGGCGGCGACAACACGTGGGGCTCGTCCTCGCAGACGCTCGCGGGCGACATCGACGAGGTCGCGGTCTACGCGCGCCAGCTGAGCGACGCGACGGTCGCGTCGCACCACGCGGTCGGCTCCGGGACGGTTCCGAACGAGACGCCCACCGCGGCGTTCTCCGCCGACGTCACCGAGCTGAGCGTCGCGCTCGACGCCTCCGGGTCGGACGACCCGGACGGCACGATCGCCTCGTACGCGTGGGACCTCGGTGACGGGCAGAGCGCGACCGGGAAGACCCCGTCGCACACCTACGCGGCCGACGGCACCTACACCGTGAAGCTCACGGTGACGGACGACCGCGGAGCGACCGCCACGACGTCGAAGGACGTCACGGTGGCCGCGCCGCCGCCGAACGTCGCGCCGACCGCGGACTTCACGTCGACGGTGACGAACCTCGGGGTGGCGCTCGATGCCTCGGGCTCCTTCGACACGGACGGCACGATCGCCTCGTACGCGTGGGACCTCGGTGACGGGCAGAGCGCGACCGGGAAGACCCCGTCGCACACCTACGCGGCGGCCGGGACGTACACGGTGAAGCTCACCGTGACGGACGACGACGGCGCGACCGGGGTCACGCAGAAGGACGTCACGGTGGCCGAGCCGACGGGCGCGGTCGTCGAGGACGCCTTCGGACGCACCGTGTCGAACGGCTGGGGCTCTGCCCCGACGGGCGGCGACTGGACCGCGGCCGCCCCGACGTCCGCCTTCTCGGTGGCCTCGGGCACGGGGCGCATGTCGCTCCCGGCCGGGGCGACCCGCGTCGCGCGGCTCTCGTCGGTCTCGACCCAGGACGTCGAGGTGCAGGCGACCGTGTCGCTCGACAGGATCCCGGCAGGCACCGGCTTCATCAGCCTCGCCTCCCGGACCTCGGGCACGACCGGCTACGTCGGCCGCCTGCGCGTCGCCACGGACGGCTCGGTCCAGCTCCACGTCGGTCGTGGCGTCTCGACGATCACCGCCCTCGCGGGCGGCGTCGTCAACGGCCTGACGTTCGAGCCCGGGACGAAGTACCGCATCCGTCTGCAGACGACGGGCACGAGCCCGACGACGATCCGGGCGAAGGTCTGGGCCGACGGCACCCCGGAGCCCGCCGACTGGCGGGCGACGGTGACGGACTCGACGGCCGGGCTCCAGCAGGCCGGCGGGATCGGCGCGCAGGTCTACGTCGGAGGAGCCACCGGCTCGCCCGTCGTGACGGCCTCGTGGGACGACCTCTGGGCCGGTGAGCCCGGCACGGGGCCGGGCACCGGCACCCCGCCCGCGAACGTCGCGCCGACCGCCCGGTTCACGTCGAGCTCGACGGGCCTTGCGTCCGAGCTCGACGGCACGGGCTCGGACGACACGGACGGGACGATCGCTTCGTACGCGTGGGAGCTCGGTGACGGGCAGACCGCGACGGGTGCGACGCCGTCGCACACGTACGCGACGGCTGGGACGTACACGGTCAGGCTCACGGTCACCGACGACGACGGCGCGACCGACTCGGTCTCGCACGACGTCACGGTGACGGCGCCGACCGGGGCGCTCGTCGAGGATGTGTTCGCACGGACCGTGTCGAACGGCTGGGGCACCGCCGCCACCGGAGGGGCATGGACGTCCGCGAACCCGCAGTCGTCCTACTCCGTCGCGGGCGGTCAGGGCCTCATGGCCCTCACCCCGGGGGCGACTCGCGTCGCGCGGCTCGGCGCTCTCAGCGCCCGTGATGTCGACTCGGAGGTCGTCGTCGGCGCCGACGTCCGTGGGTCCGGCACCGGCTTCTGGACGCTCGCAGCCCGCACGAGCGGCACGACGGGCTACGTCGCACGGCTCCGTGTCGGGACTGACGACTCGCTCCAGCTCCACGTGGGGCGCGGCGTCTCGACGATCACGGCGCTCGCGGGCGGCGTGCTCGACGGGCTGACCTTCGAGCCCGGCACCCGGTACCGCGTGCGGCTCCAGGTGACGGGCGCGAGCCCGACGACGATCCGCGCGAAGGCGTGGGTCGACGGCACGGCCGAGCCGACCGCGTGGCGTGCCACGGTGACCGACTCGACCGCCGACCTCCAGTCGGCTGGCGGCATCGGTCTCCAGGCCTACGTGGGCGGAGCGGCCGGCGCGCCGACCGTCACGGTCGCGTGGGATGACCTTGTCGTCAAGGAGGTCCCGTGA
- a CDS encoding lipopolysaccharide biosynthesis protein, producing MEELGRRAARGAGVTVAAQVARVGVQMLSVVVLARLLTPADYGVIAMVLVVVGVGEVVRDLGLSTAAVRSKHLTEAQRSNLFWANTLIGTVLMTALLAGAPLVGHLFGREDVVPVARQVAVVFFLNGLTAQLRADLQRRLRFGAIAAVDVGSQVVGAVVAIVLALAGAGVGALAAQQVTQSFVVLVACAVLCRWIPSRPRRGVPMAELWRFGGSLAASQIAVYIGNNVDALVIGTRLGPTSLGLYDRAYRLVMTPVSQVRAPTTSIALPVLARLVDEPDRLRRYLVRAQLALAYPVMIGAALLVGTAGPATAVLLGDGWDGAAPLVRFMATSALLQTLAYVCYWVYLVFGLSSLLLRYTLVTVALKVVLVVAGSTWGVVGVAAAYTLAHAIEWPLSLAWLSRHAPLPGRRLATGALHVLGVGAFVALAAHAGTTLVHGAAWLVLLVGLAAGAAALGAVLVVPAIRRDAADVVVVVRAAVSRRR from the coding sequence GTGGAGGAACTGGGCCGACGCGCCGCGCGCGGAGCCGGCGTGACGGTCGCGGCGCAGGTCGCGCGAGTCGGGGTGCAGATGCTCTCCGTCGTCGTCCTCGCGCGGCTCCTCACGCCTGCCGACTACGGGGTCATCGCGATGGTGCTCGTCGTCGTCGGCGTCGGCGAGGTCGTGCGCGACCTTGGCCTCTCGACCGCCGCGGTGCGTTCGAAGCACCTCACCGAGGCGCAGCGCTCCAACCTCTTCTGGGCCAACACGCTCATCGGCACGGTGCTCATGACCGCGCTGCTCGCCGGCGCCCCGCTCGTCGGGCACCTCTTCGGCCGCGAGGACGTCGTGCCCGTCGCCCGCCAGGTGGCCGTCGTGTTCTTCCTCAACGGGCTCACCGCGCAGCTGCGCGCTGACCTCCAGCGTCGACTCCGCTTCGGGGCGATCGCGGCGGTCGACGTCGGCTCGCAGGTCGTCGGCGCCGTCGTCGCGATCGTCCTCGCACTCGCCGGGGCCGGCGTCGGGGCGCTCGCCGCGCAGCAGGTCACGCAGTCCTTCGTCGTCCTCGTCGCGTGCGCGGTGCTGTGCCGCTGGATCCCGTCGCGGCCACGTCGCGGCGTGCCGATGGCAGAGCTCTGGCGGTTCGGCGGCAGCCTCGCCGCGTCCCAGATCGCCGTCTATATCGGCAACAACGTCGACGCGCTCGTCATCGGCACTCGCCTCGGCCCGACGTCTCTCGGCCTGTACGACCGCGCCTACCGCCTCGTCATGACCCCGGTCTCGCAGGTGCGGGCACCGACGACCTCGATCGCGCTGCCCGTGCTCGCGCGCCTCGTCGACGAGCCGGACCGGCTGCGGCGGTACCTCGTGCGGGCCCAGCTCGCCCTCGCGTACCCCGTGATGATCGGCGCCGCGCTGCTCGTCGGCACGGCGGGCCCAGCGACGGCGGTGCTCCTCGGCGACGGCTGGGACGGCGCGGCGCCGCTCGTGCGGTTCATGGCGACGTCGGCGCTCCTGCAGACCCTCGCGTACGTCTGCTACTGGGTCTACCTCGTCTTCGGGCTGTCCTCGCTCCTGCTCCGCTACACGCTCGTCACGGTCGCGCTCAAGGTCGTCCTCGTCGTCGCGGGAAGCACGTGGGGCGTCGTCGGCGTCGCCGCGGCTTACACCTTGGCGCACGCGATCGAGTGGCCGCTGTCGCTCGCCTGGCTCTCACGGCACGCGCCGCTCCCGGGACGCCGGCTCGCGACCGGTGCGCTGCATGTCCTCGGCGTCGGAGCCTTCGTGGCGCTCGCTGCCCACGCCGGGACGACGCTCGTCCACGGGGCCGCATGGCTCGTACTGCTCGTGGGGCTCGCCGCGGGTGCCGCCGCGCTCGGCGCGGTGCTCGTCGTCCCGGCGATCCGCAGGGACGCCGCCGACGTCGTCGTGGTCGTGCGCGCGGCGGTGAGCCGACGCCGCTGA
- a CDS encoding glycosyltransferase family 2 protein → MRALVVVSYGSSDLVAENLSSWTGGAAEGWRVVVVDNATTADERRRMTGLAQASGWTLVAPDANLGFGGGCAAGVAAAGDVTSILLLNPDAHVDVATADALAGRVEADTRLMLAPRILDSTGRPGFSGARLDVRSGRSRAWSTSGGVPWLTGACLALGSEAWHRLGGIAHEYFLYWEDVDLGWRWDAAGGRSEIAEDLRCVHDPGGTQRGRTASRAKSPTYYYYDTRNRLVFARRHLPRRDRARWALHAPGYAWSCLMRGGRRQLLDPAATLWPALRGTLAGLVALVGPARSSHAGEGGVGVGRGPKGRAHPS, encoded by the coding sequence ATGCGAGCGCTCGTCGTCGTCAGCTACGGCTCGTCCGACCTCGTCGCCGAGAACCTCTCCTCCTGGACGGGGGGCGCGGCCGAGGGCTGGCGCGTCGTCGTCGTCGACAACGCGACGACGGCCGACGAGCGCCGCCGCATGACCGGGCTCGCGCAGGCCTCCGGCTGGACCCTCGTCGCACCCGACGCCAACCTCGGGTTCGGCGGCGGCTGCGCAGCAGGCGTCGCGGCCGCCGGGGACGTCACGAGCATCCTGCTGCTCAACCCGGACGCGCACGTCGACGTCGCGACGGCCGACGCGCTCGCCGGACGCGTCGAGGCCGACACTCGCCTCATGCTCGCCCCGCGCATCCTCGACAGCACGGGACGTCCCGGATTCAGCGGCGCCCGGCTCGACGTCCGCAGCGGACGGTCGCGCGCCTGGAGCACGTCGGGCGGGGTGCCGTGGCTCACGGGGGCGTGCCTCGCGCTCGGGTCCGAGGCCTGGCACCGGCTCGGAGGCATCGCCCACGAGTACTTCCTCTACTGGGAGGACGTCGACCTCGGCTGGCGCTGGGACGCGGCGGGCGGACGCAGCGAGATCGCCGAGGACCTCCGCTGCGTCCATGACCCCGGCGGTACTCAGCGCGGCAGGACGGCCTCGCGGGCGAAGTCCCCGACCTACTACTACTACGACACCCGCAACCGGCTCGTCTTCGCGCGCAGGCACCTGCCGCGCCGCGACCGGGCCCGCTGGGCGCTGCACGCGCCCGGCTACGCATGGTCGTGCCTCATGCGCGGCGGCCGGCGACAGCTGCTCGACCCGGCCGCGACGCTGTGGCCTGCGCTCCGCGGCACCCTCGCGGGGCTCGTCGCGCTCGTCGGACCTGCACGGTCGTCGCACGCGGGTGAGGGTGGGGTCGGGGTGGGAAGAGGGCCGAAGGGGCGCGCTCACCCCTCCTGA
- a CDS encoding polysaccharide biosynthesis tyrosine autokinase — protein MDFVATLRRRWLVIMIVAVLGAGAGFAMARSTQPLYRSTTSSFVSLTQGTSVAELVQGTTYTQNLVQSFTQLATMPAVLDPVINELGLTTTARALSRSVTAATPLDTMFIEITAVSPDPALAAATADAVAASLARQVKEITPGSADEHIVRLTVVAPAVAASVPFTPNTKRTVALGGAGGLAIGVFVVLALSLLDTRVRRTADLPQRSDAVVLGLIPRDRDARKGRPALVAEPDGHVAESYRRVQTNLQFISAASRVRSLVVSSSVAGEGRTTVAINVAAALAEKGSRVLLVDADLRSPSIALHTGLDPRDGLTTVLVGESDLRDVVRPWGPAGLDIVVAGDLPPNPAQLIDSAAMQSFLDEATALYDAVILDAPPLLPFTDAAVLARHTDGLVMVAGTSRVRRTQVATALSMLDTIDATCLGIVLNGANALESGTQHRAAAARNLRARSSAPAATSTGPRTAAAAPVGQQPLASRTGGYGRRAALPEGRGAADTRSASGQDPRAQRDASPAPTSGPAAPGHGGGTVRQSA, from the coding sequence ATGGACTTCGTGGCGACGCTGCGCCGACGCTGGCTCGTCATCATGATCGTCGCGGTGCTCGGCGCCGGCGCAGGCTTCGCCATGGCGCGGTCGACGCAGCCTCTGTACAGATCGACGACCTCGTCGTTCGTGTCGCTCACACAGGGCACGTCCGTCGCCGAGCTCGTCCAGGGAACGACATACACGCAGAACCTCGTGCAGTCGTTCACCCAGCTCGCGACGATGCCGGCGGTCCTCGACCCCGTCATCAACGAGCTCGGGCTCACCACGACAGCGCGGGCGCTCTCGCGGTCCGTCACCGCAGCGACGCCGCTCGACACGATGTTCATCGAGATCACCGCGGTCTCGCCCGACCCTGCTCTCGCCGCCGCGACCGCCGACGCGGTCGCGGCGAGCCTCGCACGGCAGGTCAAGGAGATCACCCCGGGATCCGCCGACGAGCACATCGTCCGGCTCACGGTCGTCGCGCCCGCCGTCGCAGCGTCGGTCCCCTTCACCCCGAACACGAAGCGCACCGTCGCCCTGGGCGGTGCCGGCGGGCTCGCGATCGGCGTCTTCGTGGTGCTCGCGCTCTCGCTGCTCGACACGCGCGTGCGCCGCACCGCAGACCTCCCGCAGCGCTCCGACGCCGTCGTCCTGGGCCTCATCCCCCGCGACCGCGACGCACGCAAGGGCCGGCCCGCGCTCGTCGCCGAGCCCGACGGGCACGTCGCCGAGTCCTACCGGCGCGTCCAGACCAACCTCCAGTTCATCAGCGCGGCCAGCCGTGTGAGGTCGCTCGTCGTCTCCTCGTCCGTCGCGGGCGAGGGCCGGACGACCGTCGCGATCAACGTCGCCGCCGCGCTCGCCGAGAAGGGGTCGCGCGTCCTCCTCGTCGACGCGGACCTGCGGAGCCCGTCGATCGCGCTCCACACCGGGCTCGATCCCCGCGACGGGCTCACGACGGTGCTCGTCGGCGAGTCCGACCTCCGTGACGTCGTGCGACCGTGGGGACCCGCCGGGCTCGACATCGTCGTCGCTGGCGACCTCCCCCCGAACCCGGCGCAGCTCATCGACTCCGCCGCCATGCAGTCCTTCCTCGACGAGGCGACCGCGCTCTACGACGCGGTCATCCTCGACGCGCCGCCGCTGCTGCCGTTCACCGACGCGGCCGTCCTCGCCCGGCACACCGACGGTCTCGTCATGGTCGCCGGGACGTCCCGGGTCCGTCGCACGCAGGTCGCGACCGCGCTCTCGATGCTCGACACGATCGACGCGACGTGCCTCGGCATCGTCCTCAACGGCGCCAACGCGCTCGAGTCGGGCACGCAGCACCGCGCGGCCGCAGCACGCAACCTGCGGGCACGCTCGTCCGCACCGGCGGCGACGTCGACCGGTCCGCGGACCGCTGCAGCGGCTCCCGTCGGGCAGCAGCCGCTCGCCTCCCGCACCGGCGGCTACGGTCGCCGGGCGGCCCTTCCCGAGGGCCGCGGCGCAGCAGACACCCGGAGCGCCTCCGGCCAGGACCCTCGCGCCCAACGCGACGCCTCGCCCGCGCCCACGTCCGGTCCCGCAGCACCCGGGCACGGCGGCGGGACGGTCCGCCAGAGCGCCTGA